AAACTAGCCAAACAACAAAAAAATGCGAGCCAAACCCCAAACAAAAAGACCGGACAAACAagcaaccaaatcacacgactattACAAACACTAAGGCACAACCAGCACTAAGCAACTAAACCTAACACACCTACATACAAAACATACCTAACTAGGGATGGCAAAAAAGAACGAATCCGACGGGGAAAACTGAAACCCGACATAATTGGGCCGGGTCTGGTCCGGGTCTACGAGTCTCGGGCCGGGTATGGGATTGATTTTCAAAAAATATTCGGGTTCGGGTCTGGGTTTAAATAAAGACCCGTCTACCCGGCCCGTATGcccgcataataataataataattaataataacaataataattaaaagtgaataataacaaaaattaaattaaaaaatatgttgattacaaggtcaatatgaatttatatatttatttatcatctaTCAACTTCACATCATCATCTGCATTCAAATTAAGAATctgatttataaaaatatttaaaaattgattGTGATACTAATTGAAAATACGAAATAATATATACTGTACAAAACTACAAATATACACGTATAAATAAAGCAGATAATTTACAGAGTTATAGATTGTATATGCTTttggtaatgtatttatttgctAAAAAAAAATGTAAACGGGTACCCATTTACCCGCGGGTAAACCCGTTTACCCGCTAGTTAGTAAACCCGTTTACCCGTCGGGTATTTGATCCGGGTTTGGGACTAGTTTTCCTTATCGGGTCCGGGCCCAGGATTACTCAAACCCGGCCCAAACCCGGCCCGATGCCATCCCTATACCTAACCAGTAAAAGCAAAGAGATAACAAACAGTAACACTTAACAAGAAGAAGCGAATTACTGGCATCCAAGATCGTCCGCAGCAAGTGAAGTCTTTTTACCTCTCGCACTTGCTTCGAAACCTACCCATCGaccttttaaaaagtcaacaccttTCATTTGCGGGACGCATACAAGTACACTTTACCGACAAAAATCGCTCCCTTCTTTGAAGACAAACATGAATTGGAAACCAATTTGACACCAGAAGGTTCAAGCAATGTGGCACATTCATATGGCCACAACAACATAATTCGGCCCAATTTTACTACCATTCGGCCCAGCAGCAGCAGCAGGGACCATCGgcccattagcaaaaacaaccggcCCACCACCAGAGGATGTCGGGCCAGAAATAAGTGAAATATGTTATGTCATTTTCACATCTCATTTTCTCTACCAACACCATGTATTAATTAtacttgacatatttatatattacaGATCTCACAAACAAGAAACATGTGACAATCAGACAATGGACCCATGACATAAATGAATATCAGGACCTAAACATACTGAAATTTGTATTTATCAGAAGTTTACACCTCTAACATTATAAGCTCTCAAACTGACAAACTGCATTGGGATGTATGTAAAGTTCTACTCTTGGACCATCTTATTTAGAAACAGCTTTTGGAACTTTCATGCCAAATCCATGTTTCACCTTTTCAACCCTGTGCATATAGATTAATTTAGATAAACAGTATTAAACCAAGATTTTCAAGAAAACGGTAAACAATTTAATAAAGAACAAAAAGTTTTAAACTTTACGTTGGAGCAAGCTTGCCGAGACAATCTAGTTCTTCGCCCGTGTCTTCATCGACAACTTTTCCAGAAATGTCAATAATATAAGACCTATCTTTAGTTGTTGGTAGACCCCTGCCTGCAAGAAGATCTAAATCTTTTTGATTAAGTTCTCTACCGTTCACAAAAACTCCCGTGTTCCCGGCAGCACAGTTTTTAGGCATTGGATGGTCAAATTCTTCAATAAATGGCTGCAATATGGTGACAGTTAGTTTGACTTTTGAAGTCAAAGAGACTAAATTGATTTAATAAAATAAGTGATCTTACAGGGATAATGCTTTGAAGTTAAAGAGACTAAATTGATTTAATAAAATAAGTGATCTTACAGGGATAATGCCAAGGCATGGCTGGTTCATCACACCCCAAAATCCAGCTAAAGAATCATACCTAATTGAACAAACAGGAAAATATATTACGGGAATTGTAATAGTTTGCCGATAAAGATACTAACTTTTAAGTTTAATAGGACTTGCTTCCGGATTAAATTTCAAAATTTCATGGTTACAACAAATAACACGAATCGATAATGATATATAgttaacatttttattgttatggaATGGGTTTGAACTTAAAAGTACAAAAGTGTTGTGCTTTGACTTTTGAGGGCAAGAACGTCTATTTCAAAGTTCAAAGTTTCAGTATCTTCAAGAAAAAGGAGAGATAAATTCGATGGCTAAATAACCTTTGTATCACATAAATACAACCTGAAGAATGCAGAGTTGATTAAATGACAAACCTATATCAATCTTGAAGTTAAAATGTAAAATgtttgactcaaaaagtcaaagAAGAAGGTTTTGTACATATAAATAGAAAAGACTAACCAGTAGTCTCCAGGAAGAATTGGCCCGGCTAACTTCTCCGCCTTTCTGACTTTACGATCGGTCAAAAGTTGACCATTTACAAAAACGTCTGATCTTGACTTCTCTACACCATTGCTTGATCTTGAAAAATCTTTAAGTCTCTTTTTAATTAAACCTGCAAAAAACGATTCGCTCCCCATTTTTTTGCTCTTTAACTCATCATCTTCTCTACTAACATCACAATTCGAATAATCGGTTGAAGACACATCTATCTCGGTTGCGACCAATGCATCTTTCAAAGATTTTTTAATGGTAGACTGATCAACAATCATCCTTTCTTGATCAGTCCTTTGACTTTTGCTCAAGTCATCATTTTGACTTTTACTCAATTCATCATTTTGACTTTCAGTCAAACTGTCAGGGCTTTGTCCAACGCTCTTTTCAGCTCCAATGGATGATAAATTTGGATCGGTATCTGTTAACTGAAAATTATAACCACATTTATCATAATCAACAGAGCTTCTGTTTGACTCTTGTTCATTGACTTTTTGTTCACTAATAGGTGAAGAAATTGAAGCAATCATTTTGTTATCCTCGAGTCTCAACGATATTAAAGCGGAACAAACTGCACATTTTATCGTCTTGTTACCATTCGATTCTGAAAATTTAAGCTTTTTCGGGATTTTCAGCAACTCGAAACAATTACAACAGCTTATAAAAGGGGCCCCACCTAATAAGGGATGAGATATATGTTCACCTTCATGACTAAAAATCACCCTTCTTCTTGGATATCTTCCACCGATGCCACCATTTCCCAAATCAAGAGAATTTGCATGATGACGTGGCATCTGACGTGGACCGTAAGTCAAAGGTTCGGGTTGACTGTTAAAAGACGAAAAAGGACGAATCTTTGGAGGAATTGGCTGCCAATTCATGCTGTAACATTGTGAACAAGAACATGACGGCCGGTGAAGTATCGGTTCTTGATTATATCCAAGAAAAGGGTCATGGTACATTGGAGGTGGATATTGATGATGTAGATGCTGATGTGGCGGCTGATATATTGGTGGAGGCTGATGTGGCAAAAGATACGAACCGTTTAATCTTGTAATTGGGTTATCGGTTACATTGCAAGATCTGGTAAGCTGAGTTCTTAACTCATCAAGCTTCTTTAAAAGTGCAACTCTATCATTTTCTAAATCTTGAACCCTAGAAAGCTCGTTTAAATCACCATCACCAAAGCTATTAAAAGTACTTAAGTGGGAACTCGAAGGACCTTCGTTTGAATATGGTAAATTACCAAATTTACCCTTTTCGAATAAACTACCATTCCTACGAATGGGCCTTGACCTTATTGGACCAAACCGGTTTTTAACTTCTTGAAATTCATTTGACACACCATAGTTGGTTTGATCAAAATCGAGCCTTCTTCTCCTATTTTGATCAGAATCGGTGAAAATTTCACGTTTTTCTTTTTTTGACGATGAACAAGCGGTCAAGTTTGGAACTTTAACCTGCGGGGTCCTACCCTTTCGTCTACCAACCTCAAATTCATCACTTTTTCGCTCAACTCGAGAATTAGAATCTAAAACAATCTTTTCTTTATTGGACGATTCTAGCCTTGTATCATTCTCGTTATTAGGTGTTTCTAACGGTCTTTTTCCGTTAGTTGGAGTGGATTGTTTTCCTAATTCATCGAAAACACGAGTCTCATCAGGTATATACAGAATTCTCTCCGAAATTTGTAGTTTTCAGAGATCAAATAAAGTAACATCAGAAAAATCATGCATCTAAAAATATATATCATCATGAATCCATGAATCCATGATCAGTATTTCAGTAACACATAATGCATAAACCAAGATCAATTACACACAGAAAAGAAGTCAAAAGCCAAGTGGAgaaatttgtacaaaatataacatCACCTAATTAAGTAATTCATATCAATGTACTAGcaacataatattattattaggtcaaaGCTGGTGCTTTCCTAAGTCAAAATTCAAAATCCTCATTATTGTTACCTCATAATGAGTTCTAACATGAAACCTTAGCTACAGAAACCAATGCAATTTAACAAATTTCATTCAATACACAACAAAGTTATACAGTAAGTTTCTTACACAATTTGCTAATTAATACTTAAAATTTTGACCATTAAAAGTCAAAATCAATAACATGCATCATCAGAACCACACATAACAGAACATTTAGATTCAAATTAAAAATGTTaaagttaaaaattaaaataaatgtaTGAAAGACTGAACTTTACCTCTAAGAACAGCACCACAACCTCCACATTGGTAAACAGAATACTCAGGAAGCTCAGGTAAAAGATTCTCACATTTAGGGCAACGCACTAATCTCACACTTAAACCTTCATCCTCCATCTTTTTCAACAAAAGTTTGTATCTTTACTAATTTATTAATACACCCACATTAAATTCACCAAACCCACAAGTAACTTTTGTCGAAATTACAAAAACCCCATATAAAATTGCAAGAAACCTAGACAAAAGACTTGTTCAAAACCCATTGTATTcatcaaaaatgtattaaatatGAAAAAGATTGAATCTTTCTTATGGGGTTTTTAAAAATTAAGTGAAATAGTGAAAAAAGAACAAAATAATGAAAACAAAAAAGTTGGTAGTGTTGTAGGATTGAGACTGAGTGGGTGAAAAGGGAGTGTTGATGGAGGTGATATATTACGTATTCCAAGAAAAGGGAAAGTTTGGAGGGAATTGGCATCACATATATGGGGCCCATTTTCTGAAACGGTTTCTTCATTTGATAAAAAGCAAGTTAAGATTTGAGATGGGTAACAGAATAAAGGTATGAGACGACGTCGTAATAtcaaaagaataaaaaaaaaaaaaattgtattaatGTAAGATGTCACTTATATTAATCTATGTTTGAATGAAAGTTGATTTGATAAAGTAAAAGGTAAAAGAATATGGAGGTAAATGCTTTTGTGGTTTTTAAGCTTCTTTGGGGCCGAAAGCAACGTCAGAGAGAGACTACACATTATTTTAAGCATGAATAGGTATAATTGGTATGGCGATGTATGATGGTTGATTTTAATTATTTGAGTTAAATTTTTATGTTATAAGACCGTCTCCAATGAGCCGTGTAAGTCATTTGCTCCTAGCACAACACACCACTAGTAGGAATAAATTTAAGCAGTGTGTTGCTTGGAGGCACGAGACAGAATTTAAGTGTGTACACGATGTGGCTAACTTCAACTGGTCATTTTTTGTTTTTGTTATTGTTTTTTTCTAATACTTCCCCCACCCCTCGAGACGTCACTTTTACTCATCACCATTGGAGATTGTCTAAGAATTATATGTTACTCTGAACAACcacaatttattaaaaacccaaacgAGTTACACTAGCAAGGAGCTAGTATAAGCTCGGGAAACAATTACAATGGCTTTAAGCATCAATCGTTCCAATCTACATCCTTTTTGCATCTACTTTTATACCATACCAATTATAAGAAAAAGACAATCAAAATGATATAAAATACACTTCTTCATAGGTTGTTGTTGAAAAAGCAGACTATTCCTGAATCTCCAAATATAGCAAACTGTAGACGCAACAATGACATACAATCTGGATCCAAATCTCATCCGCGCGAGTGGAATTTTCATTCGCGCGTGTAAGAATCTTACCCACGCGAGTGAGAATCCTGCAACACAAGAGAGATTTCAGAACGTGCGCAACGTGCCAGTAGTGCGATCGGAGGCTCATAAGCGCGTGTGGTGACTCACTCGCGCGTAACACAGGTATCACATATGGTTCCAAAGAAATGATGTTCTTGATACATGCATCCGATCACTCACACGTACCAGATGTTACACGCGCGCATGAGGGTTACACGTGCGAACCACTTGAGTGTGTGAATGGGTCAGGTACAATCCTCTGATCCATGTGATGTGTATGAATGTTTTAAACTGTTTTAGTAATAGAACATGATTTGGAAAAGTGTACCGACTCAGAATATGATATTCTTAGGTGATAAAGGAAATGAGAAGGATCGCTAATATCAGAATTCTGAGTTCTTGTTGTTTTCAGGTGAGTGAGATTATGCTTATGGATATTAGTATAGATTAACGGATTACGTTACCAATGTTATGAttgcatgattatatatatatatatatatatatatatatatatatatatatatatatatatatatatatatatatatatataccgtgaCTATGTGTAAGTAATTATATGTGATTAAATGTGCTTATATGCGTGTTGTGTTTATCGTCTTGGTGTTATCAGACGTAAGAGGTCAACCCATCCCTCCTTGGTGTTATCAGACGGGAGAGTGTTGGGTTCAAATGCTACTGTCTAAGTGGTATAGTTCAAATGACACATTTGTTGCATTGGGAAGACTATGATAGTGATTTAGTATCAAAGactatcggtaaactctagcccgatcagctatgGGAGGCCCGACCAGACTGCCGATCCTCTTGTCATACTTTACGTGTGTGTATATTGTTATTTATAAAAGCTTAGCTTGATACTCTATAGTAATATTCGCCTGGCAATCTCATTCACTTAGTTTCGTGCTAATTCCACACATTTTTTATCCTGCATGTTAGGTGTTTGTATGTTCCAGGATGAGAGAAGATAATTTGTACTTTTGAATGTTTGACACACCCAGAACTATGATGTTTTGTATTAATGACGTTTAACCTTTTTTTGAAAGTAATACTAgattaatatgttataatatatGTGATGGTTTGTTTATTAGTATAGAGTAACACTTAgctgtgtattttttttttttttttttaaatgtgttATATGACGTGTCATACGTGGTGAATGAAGGAAAGTATTTAGGAAAGTGTTAAGGGAGGGTGGTGAGAGATGCGTCAAAATATGATTAGAAGTTCGTTGAAAAGGTAGTgaaaataagaagaagaaaaaatgaAGTAATATTTTTATAATCCAACATGCCCGTATATGAGCCTGTTGTGAATTTCAACATACCATGAAAAGGGAATCGAGCACACTAAGCTACTCACTTGCTCAGGCGTGCTTCCAACACCTTTACTCTAAACGTGCTATACTACAATCATCCTAATATATGTGTATGGTTATAAATTTTTCATTTATAAAATTTTTGTTCAAATATAAATCAGTGGGTGTATAATATACTCTTCTTACATAGGGACGATAGATAGTGGGTGTTGAAGTTGTTATGGTTTCTTCACGCAAGCTTTGATTCTTCCGCGACTTTCTCTTGCATTGGGGTTTGTTCCTTGTTGGTGGTGGGATTTTTCTACCACTGCCATTCCGGCAGGTAGTCGGCGGCAGGCTAGCAGTTTTGTTATGGTGTTGGCGTTGTCTCGGTCCTTgtcgtttatttatttatttgtttatagtTTACTTTAGTATAGCCGATATTATTGTTCACGCTTTTTTATAGTTTTAGTCTAATTGTATTTTCTTTGTAAACGCGTGTTCACCATGTTGGTGAGGCCGTTTGACTTGGTTTGATTAACATGGCTAGACCTTTTTGTTGAGTTTGTTGTATCGATATATTTGTTGATCTTTAGATCcttattatagtttttattagaAGAAAAGATATGACATTGGCTATAATAAGTGCGGGAACTCGCCTACATACAATAACAAACAACCATGCGTACACTAACTTACAGGTTGCTTGATAGTTTGGGTTAAGTTTAGTTTTGTTTAGCTCTGCTTTCTAGATGTGAGGCGGCTCATGATTGCGTGTGTATCGTTGTTTCTTTGAAGGGTTCTTTCACCTTGGTAAAGGGCCTCGATTCTATATAAATTTATAGCATTCCCCCCACAAAAAGTAAGAATAAATAACAAACAACCATGTGTGCACGTAATGCACAAACACTCTCTCTCGCAAGTCGCAACATACATTGAACTCATCTATCTCCTTCACATATCTCTCTCACAATTCGTAACATACGTAGAGCTCATCCACATTTCACTCTTgatataatttatttaattatatttttatttattccaTTTTACATTTTATTTAACATTCGCTGAGATCGCCAGAAGCGGCCTCCGCGATGACGACTCTTTTATTAGTTTACCGTAGGGGTTTCGATAAAGTTTATACTTATATAACTTTATCTTTTATTATGATTTAGTTTTTTCTTTGCGTACTATGTAAACAAAATCCTTCTTAAAAAAAGAAAGGTTAACAAGAATACAACAAAACAGACAAAGATCGAAATCAGTAAACAACCCTAGAAAGCTAACTAGCTGAGCTCTATCTAACCGACTGTAAcaaccccaaatccgtttaccaaaaacggagcactttttttatataagttagtgaaatgtcccgttcttattgattaaaaacgttccatattaattgatttcgttgcgaggttttgacctctatatgagacgtttttcaaagactgcattcattttaaaacaaaccataacctttatttcatcaataaaggtttaaaaagctttacgtagattatcaaataatgataatctaaaatatcctgtttacacacgaccattacataatggtttacaatacaaatatgttacaacaaaataagtttcttgaatgcagtttttacacaatatcatacaagcatggactctaaatctcgtccttatttaagtatacgacagcggaagctcttaataatcacctgagaataaacatgcttaaaacgtcaacaaaaatgttggtgagttataggtttaatctatatatatcaaatcataataatagaccacaagatttcatatttcaatacacatcccatacatagagataaaaatcattcatatggtgaacacctggtaaccgacattaacaagatgcatatataagaatatccccatcattccgggacacccttcggatatgatataaatttcgaagtactaaagcatccggtactttggatggggtttgttaggctcaatagatctatctttaggattcgcgtcaattagggtgtctgttccctaattcttagattaccagacttaataaaaaggggcatattcgatttcgataattcaaccatagaatgtagtttcacgtacttgtgtctattttgtaaatcatttataaaacctgcatgtattctcatcccaaaaatattagattttaaaagtgggactataactcactttcacagatttttacttcgtcagaaagtaagacttggccactggttgattcacgaacctataacaatatatacatatatatcaaagtatgttcaaaatatatttacaacacttttaatatattttgatgttttaagtttattaagtcagctatcctcgttagtaacctacaactagttgtccacagttaaatgtacagaaataaatcgataaatattatcttgaatcaatccacgacccagtgtatacgtatcttagtattgatcacaactcaaactatatatattttggaatcaacctcaaccctgtatagctaactccaaaattcacatatagagtgtctatggttgttccgaaatatatatagatgtgtcgacatgataggtcgaaacattgtatacgtgtctatggtatctcaagattacataatatacaatacaagttgattaagttatggttgaaatagatttgttaccaattttcacgtagctaaaatgagaaaaattatccaatcttgttttacccataacttcttcattttaaatccgttttgagtgaattaaattgctatggtttcatattgaactctattttatgaatctaaacagaaaaagtataggtttatagttgaaaaaataagttacaagtcgtttttgtaaaggtagtcatttcagtcgaaagaacgacgtctagatgaccattttagaaaacatacttccactttgagtttaaccataatttttggatatagtttcatgttcataataaaaatcattttctcagaataacaacttttaaatcaaagtttatcatagtttttaattaactaacccaaaacagcccgcggtgttactacgacggcgtaaatccggttttacggtgtttttcgtgtttccaggttttaaatcattaagttagcatatcatatagatatagaacatgtgttttgttgattttaaaagtcaagttagaaggattaacttttgtttgcgaacaagtttagaattaactaaactatgttctagtgattacaagtttaaaccttcgaataagatagctttatatgtatgaatcgaatgatgttatgaacatcattactaccttaagttccctgaataaacctactgaaaaatagaaaaatggatctagcttcaacggatccttggatggctcgaagttcttgaagcagaatcatgacacgaaaacaagttcaagtaagatcatcacttgaaataagattgttatagttatagaaattgaaccaaagtttgaatatgattattaccttgtattagaatgataacctactgtaagaaacaaagatttcttgaggttggatgatcaccttacaagattggaagtgagctagcaaacttgaaagtattcttgattttatgtaactagaacttgtagaatatatgaagaacacttagaacttgaagatagaacttgagagagatcaattagatgaagaaaattgaagaatgaaagtgtttgtaggtgtttttggtcgttggtgtatggattagatataaaggatatgtaattttgttttcatgtaaataagtcatgaatgattactcatatttttgtaattttatgagatatttcatgctagttgccaaatgatggttcctacatgtgttaggtgactcacatgggctgctaagagctgatcattggagtgtatataccaatagtacatacatctaaaagctgtgtattgtacgagtacgaatacgggtgcatacgagtagaattgttgatgaaactgaacgaggatctaattgtaagcatttttgttaagtagaagtattttgataagtgtattgaagtctttcaaaagtgtataaatacatattaaaacactacatgtatatacattttaactgagtcgttaagtcatcgttagtcgttacatgtaagtgttgttttgaaacctttaggttaacgatcttgttaaatgttgttaacccaatgtttataatatcaaatgagattttaaattattatattatcatgatattatcatgtatgaatatctcttaatatgatatatatacattaaatgtctttacaacgataatcgttacatatatgtctcgtttaaaaatcattaagttagtagtctttttttacatatgtagttcattgttaatatactttatgatatgtttacttatcatagtatcatgttaactatatatatatatccatatatatgtcatcatatagtttttacaagttttaacgttcgtgaatcaccggtcaacttgggtggtcaattgtctatatgaaacatatttcaattaatcaagtcttaacaagtttgattgcttaacatgttggaaacatttaatcatgtaaatatcaatctcaattaatatatataaacatggaaaagttcgggtcactacagtacctacccgttaaataaatttcgtcccgaaattttaagctgttgaaggtgttgacgaatcttctggaaatagatgcgggtatttcttcttcatctaatcttcacgctcccaggtgaactcgggtcctctacgagcattccatcgaaccttaacaattggtatcttgttttgcttaagtcttttaacctcacgatccattatttcgacgggttcttcgatgaattgaagtttttcgttgatttggatttcatctaacggaatagtgagatcttctttagcaaaacattttttcaaattcgagacgtggaaagtgttatgtacagccgcgagttgttgaggtaactcaagtcggtaagctactggtccgacacgatcaataatcttgaatggtccaatataccttggatttaatttccctcatttaccaaatcgaacaacgcctttccaaggtgcaactttaagcatgaccatctctccaatttcaaattctatatcttttcttttaatgtcagcgtagctcttttgtcgactttgggcggttttcaaccgttgttga
This window of the Rutidosis leptorrhynchoides isolate AG116_Rl617_1_P2 chromosome 7, CSIRO_AGI_Rlap_v1, whole genome shotgun sequence genome carries:
- the LOC139860467 gene encoding uncharacterized protein, encoding MEDEGLSVRLVRCPKCENLLPELPEYSVYQCGGCGAVLRGKQSTPTNGKRPLETPNNENDTRLESSNKEKIVLDSNSRVERKSDEFEVGRRKGRTPQVKVPNLTACSSSKKEKREIFTDSDQNRRRRLDFDQTNYGVSNEFQEVKNRFGPIRSRPIRRNGSLFEKGKFGNLPYSNEGPSSSHLSTFNSFGDGDLNELSRVQDLENDRVALLKKLDELRTQLTRSCNVTDNPITRLNGSYLLPHQPPPIYQPPHQHLHHQYPPPMYHDPFLGYNQEPILHRPSCSCSQCYSMNWQPIPPKIRPFSSFNSQPEPLTYGPRQMPRHHANSLDLGNGGIGGRYPRRRVIFSHEGEHISHPLLGGAPFISCCNCFELLKIPKKLKFSESNGNKTIKCAVCSALISLRLEDNKMIASISSPISEQKVNEQESNRSSVDYDKCGYNFQLTDTDPNLSSIGAEKSVGQSPDSLTESQNDELSKSQNDDLSKSQRTDQERMIVDQSTIKKSLKDALVATEIDVSSTDYSNCDVSREDDELKSKKMGSESFFAGLIKKRLKDFSRSSNGVEKSRSDVFVNGQLLTDRKVRKAEKLAGPILPGDYWYDSLAGFWGVMNQPCLGIIPPFIEEFDHPMPKNCAAGNTGVFVNGRELNQKDLDLLAGRGLPTTKDRSYIIDISGKVVDEDTGEELDCLGKLAPTVEKVKHGFGMKVPKAVSK